One genomic window of Thermorudis peleae includes the following:
- a CDS encoding Eco57I restriction-modification methylase domain-containing protein codes for MALTLERPLTSAPAQTSAGVRLVGGLFVPDLLDQLRTDPTSLDGQRPSDFGFPDDRALRDDIAEAYRDALAWWDVFQRRLARVPKDDRAVSLTREEWVLPLFHRLGYELVRNPRAYELDGQTYAISHRAGENDDAPPVHIAGARQELGRVDPSGRPRLSPHALVQEFLNRSGQLWGIATNGLTLRLLRTSPRLRTETYVEFDLAAIFSGERYGDFVVLYRLLHRSRLPTGLEDAPYCWLERYHQQGQEQGARARDRLRDGVERALLALGNGFLRHPANEALRQQVAAGELSASRYYELLLRVVYRLLFLLVTEERGLLGGNTIYWQGYSLTRLRRLVEESARDDYDDLWAGLLALFQVLRDSTPQADGQPLAARLDLPVLDGDLFRAEPFEAWRLTNRALLDALAGLSLLADEQGTVRRINYAALDVEELGSVYESLLDHAPVLDLAASEPFSFVQGQGLERKSTGSYYTPPELVRELVASALEPVLAARLRGKKTKDEQEQVILSLKVCDPAAGSGHFLLAAARRLARELARVRTGEQEPAPETVREALRDVIAHCLYAVDKNPLAVELCKVALWIEAHVPGQPLTFLDHRIKCGDSLVGVFDLAVLRDGIPDEAYERDDAAEKAKASSIKRRNRQERAGQLTLTADVVAFDKTLLDLGRLTEHVAQMPERTIDERRAKEQAYQQLQRDPRFRRLQAACDLWTAAFFADLRQSETVPTTDHVRQALAGTLHDARLTGAAQALASELRFFHWPLAFPDVFVHGGFDVVLANPPWERVKLQEEEFFRVRAPQVASASNAAERKRRIAALADQDPALYAEYQQALRAAQGQSRFVRQSGRFPHGGRGDVNTYAVFTELAWHMLAANGRAGLVIPTGIATDDTTKHLFGALVARRALVSLFDFENRRAIFPGVHRSYKFCLLTLTHSELSEPARFAFYLHRVDDLRDPERVFSLSPADFALINPNTHTCPVFRSRRDAEITRAVYQRVPVLWRDTAENDSFSARCSAVSERRSASRNRRSRTRGASSSCACSIWPTTQDSSARARSLRLPATGWSATSSCVARSGISRSTRPSSCTSSTTAGRATAAPAAGTPPPSPAARPGSSSPRAIGTTPLPSRKRPRPTLNWSSCRATGCQRLRSRPGSRARAGRAAGSSAGGISPTQRMSAR; via the coding sequence ATGGCCCTTACTCTGGAACGCCCTTTGACCAGTGCGCCAGCCCAGACGAGCGCTGGTGTGCGTCTGGTCGGTGGGCTCTTCGTCCCCGACTTGCTCGACCAGCTGCGGACCGATCCGACCTCACTCGACGGTCAGCGCCCAAGCGACTTCGGCTTCCCCGACGACCGCGCCCTGCGCGACGACATCGCTGAGGCCTACCGTGATGCCCTCGCCTGGTGGGACGTCTTTCAGCGCCGCCTCGCCCGCGTGCCCAAAGACGACCGTGCCGTTAGCCTGACCCGGGAGGAGTGGGTGCTCCCGCTGTTTCACCGCCTCGGCTACGAGCTCGTGCGCAACCCACGCGCCTACGAACTCGACGGGCAAACCTACGCCATTTCGCACCGGGCCGGCGAGAACGACGACGCCCCGCCTGTCCACATCGCCGGGGCACGCCAGGAACTCGGCCGCGTCGATCCCTCCGGCCGACCGCGCCTCTCGCCTCACGCCCTTGTCCAGGAGTTCCTCAACCGCTCCGGCCAGCTCTGGGGCATCGCGACTAACGGTCTCACCCTCCGCCTGCTGCGCACATCGCCGCGGCTGCGCACTGAGACGTATGTCGAGTTCGATCTCGCTGCCATCTTCAGCGGCGAGCGCTATGGCGACTTCGTCGTCCTTTACCGGCTGCTCCACCGTAGCCGCCTCCCCACCGGACTGGAAGATGCCCCGTATTGCTGGCTGGAGCGCTATCACCAGCAGGGACAGGAGCAAGGAGCACGCGCCCGCGACCGGCTACGCGACGGCGTCGAGCGCGCTTTGCTGGCGCTCGGCAACGGCTTCCTGCGCCACCCGGCGAACGAAGCGCTACGCCAGCAGGTTGCAGCCGGTGAACTCTCCGCCAGCCGCTACTATGAGCTGCTCTTGCGCGTGGTTTACCGCCTGCTCTTCTTGCTCGTCACCGAGGAGCGCGGCCTGCTCGGCGGCAATACGATCTACTGGCAGGGCTATAGCCTCACCCGTCTCCGCCGCCTGGTCGAGGAATCGGCTCGCGACGACTATGACGACCTCTGGGCTGGCCTGCTCGCCCTCTTCCAGGTGCTACGCGATTCCACCCCGCAAGCCGATGGCCAGCCGCTGGCCGCCCGGCTCGACCTGCCGGTGCTCGACGGCGACCTCTTCCGCGCTGAGCCATTCGAAGCATGGCGGCTCACCAACCGCGCCCTCCTCGACGCGCTCGCCGGCCTCTCCTTGCTGGCCGACGAGCAGGGTACCGTGCGACGCATTAACTACGCGGCGCTCGACGTCGAGGAGCTCGGCTCCGTCTACGAGAGCCTGCTCGACCATGCCCCCGTCCTCGACCTTGCCGCCAGCGAGCCATTCAGCTTTGTCCAGGGGCAGGGTCTCGAGCGCAAGTCGACCGGCTCCTACTACACCCCGCCGGAACTCGTGCGCGAGCTGGTCGCCAGTGCGCTCGAGCCAGTGCTCGCGGCCCGGCTGCGCGGCAAAAAGACCAAAGACGAGCAGGAGCAGGTGATCCTCTCCCTCAAGGTCTGCGATCCAGCCGCCGGCTCCGGCCACTTCCTGCTGGCCGCTGCCCGCCGGCTCGCTCGCGAGCTGGCCCGGGTTCGCACCGGCGAGCAGGAACCAGCGCCCGAGACCGTGCGCGAAGCCCTGCGCGACGTCATTGCCCACTGCCTCTACGCCGTCGATAAGAACCCACTGGCCGTCGAACTCTGCAAGGTCGCGCTCTGGATCGAGGCCCATGTCCCCGGCCAGCCGCTCACCTTCCTCGACCACCGGATCAAGTGCGGCGACTCGCTGGTCGGCGTCTTCGACCTTGCAGTATTGCGGGATGGTATCCCCGACGAGGCATACGAGCGCGACGACGCGGCCGAGAAAGCGAAGGCGAGCAGCATCAAGCGACGCAACCGCCAGGAACGGGCTGGCCAGCTCACCCTCACGGCCGACGTTGTCGCCTTCGACAAGACGCTGCTCGACTTGGGGCGTCTCACTGAACATGTCGCGCAGATGCCCGAACGGACAATTGACGAGCGGCGGGCTAAAGAGCAGGCGTACCAGCAACTGCAGCGTGATCCCCGCTTCCGCCGCCTGCAGGCTGCCTGCGACCTCTGGACGGCGGCCTTCTTCGCCGACCTGCGCCAGAGCGAGACCGTGCCGACGACCGACCACGTGCGCCAGGCCCTGGCCGGCACGCTCCACGATGCCCGCCTCACCGGCGCAGCCCAGGCGCTGGCCAGCGAGTTGCGCTTCTTCCACTGGCCGCTCGCGTTCCCGGACGTCTTCGTCCACGGCGGCTTCGACGTCGTCCTCGCCAACCCGCCATGGGAGCGAGTGAAGCTACAGGAAGAAGAGTTCTTCCGCGTCCGCGCCCCTCAGGTTGCCAGCGCTTCCAATGCAGCTGAACGCAAGCGCCGCATCGCCGCGCTCGCCGACCAGGATCCAGCGCTCTATGCTGAATACCAGCAGGCGCTCCGCGCCGCCCAGGGCCAGAGCCGCTTTGTGCGCCAGAGCGGCCGCTTCCCACACGGTGGCCGGGGCGATGTCAACACCTACGCCGTCTTCACTGAACTCGCCTGGCACATGCTGGCGGCGAATGGCCGTGCTGGTCTCGTCATCCCGACCGGAATCGCGACCGACGACACCACCAAGCATCTCTTCGGAGCACTCGTCGCCAGGCGGGCGCTTGTCAGCCTCTTCGACTTCGAGAACCGCCGCGCGATCTTCCCAGGAGTGCACCGGAGCTATAAATTCTGCTTGCTGACGCTGACGCACAGTGAGCTGAGCGAGCCCGCCCGCTTCGCCTTCTACCTCCACCGGGTCGACGACCTGCGTGATCCGGAGCGCGTCTTCAGCCTGAGCCCCGCGGACTTTGCCCTGATCAACCCCAACACCCACACCTGCCCGGTCTTCCGCAGCCGCCGCGACGCGGAGATCACCCGGGCGGTCTACCAGCGTGTGCCGGTGCTGTGGCGCGATACCGCGGAGAACGACAGCTTTTCCGCGAGGTGCTCCGCCGTCTCGGAACGTCGCTCGGCGTCACGAAATCGACGCAGCCGAACCCGTGGGGCGTCGAGTTCCTGCGCATGTTCGATATGGCCAACGACTCAGGACTCTTCCGCACGCGCAAGGAGCTTGAGGCTGCCGGCTACCGGCTGGTCGGCAACGTCTTCGTGCGTGGCGAGGAGCGGTATCTCCCGCTCTACGAGGCCAAGCTCGTGCACCAGTTCGACCACCGCTGGGCGAGCTACGGCGGCCCCGGCCGCTGGAACGCCGCCCCCGAGTCCGGCAGCCCGCCCTGGCTCGAGCAGCCCGCGCGCGATCGGGACGACGCCATTGCCCTCACGCAAGCGGCCAAGGCCGACCCTGAACTGGTCGTCCTGCCGCGCTACTGGGTGCCAGCGGCTGAGGTCGAGGCCCGGCTCGCGCGCAAGGGCTGGCCGCGCGGCTGGCTCCTCGGCTGGCGGGATATCACCAACGCAACGAATGAGCGCACGCTGA
- a CDS encoding DEAD/DEAH box helicase — MSIFTVHQRVLQDYQDFIHSFVVASDPRIQEEIRRLLLDEQHLWPEPLIQLSPTYRRDATVDELAAEGILHPTTAQVFRRADGQSIRLYTHQVHAIRAIQAGRSVVVTSGTGSGKSYCYFVPIVDTAVRFPEEPGPIAIVVYPMNALVNSQHQALSELKRHYEARTGQPFPLRFARYTGETPNEERERLRREPPHLLLTNYVMAELLLDRPEDEPFIHPRPDARAPFFLVFDELHTYRGRQGADVALLVRRLRARLERPQVIHVGTSATLVAHRNATAAERREVVADFASRFFGHPFTPADIIEETLVPATDGGLPTPTELAAALESPLPTEREALRRHPLTRWLEYALGVSPEPDGSLRRRIPRSLAAVAAELAELTGCPPTTCAERLRQVLEAASQPLPPVGQPLFALKLHQFIAQSHALFATLEPANSRSFSTELHVGGERPFFPLCFCRVCGQEYYRVAVRNDCVVPYPPATQLDDGEAVLGYLALAEAVPTWSNADLPDEWRDADGRLRPTWRDRAPVPVWIFPDGRLVEGEVDGAQAAWLQRERFWICQSCGTWYGRRESEYQKLSYLASEGRSSATTVLAVSLLRHARFLGGRDKLLTFTDSRQDASLQAGHFNDFVHVAVLRSALYAALKEHGTLHFDTVATETVKQMGLELADIARERQLNPKSLQAHQVWETFYELTEYRLYEDLYRGWRVALPNLEDVGLLHIDYVGLEELTEDDTEWADTPLATVSPERRYQLLRVLLDYLRRQLAIATPLLNDEAAQRRLRKQAIELLNEFWGLDPSQASLRRATRFIWPAPTNDDEGARSLSPRTALGRFFCRELRLDAKAYESAMPQILQRLASYGLLRATPIADSTGKKVAYQLQPSALCWKCGDGTPVLDPLAQPQPSSAERRSNRFFRQFYQDAARELGALEAREHTAQVVASGERVRRERRFRWAEEDRTDPTLGRRLPYLVCSPTMELGVDIADLDFVHLRNVPPTPANYAQRSGRAGRQGQPGLILTFCGAWNQHDQYFFRHRDEMVAGAVRAPRIDLANEALLQSHVLAEWLSESGLALHESIETVIDTEHRPELPLRELIRAHLVLRPAQRERLLRRLDRIFGPSDKELLGQHGWFNQRWLEQLVEEAPQRFDRAFGRWRELFRAATEQLDEAHKRLSVARGQTEQDEARRLQDEALRQRNLLLQQNVAREESDFYPYRYLATEGFLPGYNFPALPVRAWVPRGDGEYIARPRFLAVTEFAPGNIVYHEGSKWRFSRFIAPTGELQSRVVTRKRCLRCESFAEPTDDLCPGCGQELSGAAFELLSFLEMPNVCLERDERITCNEEERQLRSYVRKIAYRTAPNGPDSPIEADVLVDGQPLLRLRYAPSATLLTLNMGWRASGAFGFQIDLASGEVKMDDEKFTQSSRSPATTSNWQRLALGVQETRNLLFVFHLDPELRRDAKLRASLRAALQRGIGATFQLEERELGVVEVGQDEYHALLFIEETEGGLGVLRRILEDSDALAEVAREALRLCHFAPETEKPTCTSACAECLLSYTNARDFALLDRFAVRPLLEQLVRAETRLRVGSRDAAAHYAWLQTRCESSLERQFLDILWQHRLRLPDDAQRLIETPRCRADFFYQPNVLVFLDGPVHDQPDQRHLGERTRRILLAAGYRVVVLRYDQDLLAQMQAYPDIFGTA; from the coding sequence GTGTCGATCTTTACCGTGCATCAGCGTGTCCTCCAGGACTACCAGGACTTCATCCACTCGTTTGTTGTGGCCAGTGATCCGCGGATTCAAGAAGAGATTCGCCGGTTGCTCCTTGACGAGCAGCACCTCTGGCCAGAACCGCTCATCCAACTCTCGCCCACCTACCGCCGCGACGCCACCGTCGACGAGTTGGCAGCAGAGGGTATTCTGCATCCGACAACCGCCCAGGTCTTCCGCCGGGCCGATGGCCAGTCCATCCGCCTCTACACCCACCAGGTTCACGCAATCCGAGCCATCCAGGCTGGCCGCAGCGTCGTCGTCACGTCGGGGACTGGCTCCGGGAAGAGCTACTGCTATTTCGTCCCGATCGTCGATACGGCCGTCCGGTTTCCTGAAGAGCCTGGCCCTATTGCCATCGTTGTCTACCCAATGAACGCGCTCGTCAACTCGCAGCACCAAGCGCTCAGCGAGCTGAAGCGCCACTACGAGGCACGCACCGGCCAGCCATTCCCGCTGCGTTTTGCTCGCTACACGGGCGAAACCCCCAACGAGGAGCGCGAGCGCCTCCGCCGCGAGCCGCCACACCTGCTCCTTACCAACTACGTCATGGCCGAACTCTTGCTCGACCGCCCTGAGGACGAGCCATTCATCCACCCCCGCCCCGATGCCCGTGCTCCCTTCTTCCTAGTCTTCGACGAGCTCCATACCTATCGCGGCCGCCAGGGGGCCGATGTCGCCCTGCTCGTCCGGCGGCTCCGGGCCCGACTCGAGCGCCCCCAGGTCATCCACGTCGGCACCAGCGCCACACTCGTCGCTCATCGCAACGCAACGGCTGCGGAACGCCGGGAGGTCGTCGCCGACTTCGCCTCCCGGTTCTTCGGCCACCCCTTTACTCCAGCAGATATCATCGAAGAGACACTCGTGCCCGCTACCGACGGAGGCCTGCCGACGCCCACTGAGCTGGCCGCAGCGCTCGAGAGCCCACTGCCAACCGAACGCGAGGCACTGCGCCGCCACCCGTTGACACGCTGGCTCGAGTATGCGCTCGGCGTCAGCCCCGAACCTGACGGCAGCCTGCGCCGCCGCATCCCGCGCTCGCTGGCCGCTGTGGCTGCCGAATTAGCCGAACTCACCGGCTGTCCCCCGACCACGTGCGCCGAACGTCTCCGACAGGTGCTCGAAGCTGCCAGTCAGCCGCTTCCTCCAGTCGGCCAGCCGCTTTTCGCCCTGAAGCTCCATCAGTTCATCGCGCAGAGTCATGCGCTCTTCGCCACGCTTGAACCAGCGAACTCGCGGAGCTTTTCGACTGAATTGCACGTTGGTGGTGAGCGGCCCTTCTTTCCTCTCTGCTTCTGCCGTGTCTGTGGGCAAGAGTACTACCGGGTGGCCGTTCGGAATGACTGCGTCGTGCCGTATCCCCCGGCGACGCAGCTCGACGACGGCGAAGCCGTACTCGGCTACCTCGCCCTGGCTGAAGCGGTTCCCACATGGAGCAACGCTGATCTTCCCGACGAGTGGCGCGACGCCGACGGGCGGCTGCGTCCGACCTGGCGCGACCGGGCGCCCGTCCCTGTCTGGATCTTCCCTGATGGGCGATTGGTCGAAGGGGAAGTCGATGGAGCGCAGGCGGCATGGCTCCAACGCGAACGGTTCTGGATCTGCCAGTCCTGCGGCACGTGGTATGGCCGGCGCGAAAGCGAGTACCAAAAGCTGAGCTACCTGGCCAGTGAAGGGCGCAGTTCGGCAACAACCGTCCTTGCCGTTTCTCTCCTCCGCCATGCCCGCTTCCTTGGCGGTCGCGATAAGCTGCTCACCTTCACTGACAGCCGGCAGGACGCCTCGCTGCAGGCCGGGCACTTCAACGACTTTGTGCATGTCGCCGTGCTCCGCTCAGCGCTCTATGCCGCCCTGAAAGAACACGGCACGCTGCACTTCGATACCGTCGCCACGGAAACAGTCAAGCAGATGGGACTCGAGCTGGCCGACATTGCCCGCGAGCGCCAACTGAACCCAAAGTCGTTGCAAGCGCACCAGGTCTGGGAAACATTCTACGAGCTGACGGAGTACCGCCTCTATGAAGACCTGTACCGTGGCTGGCGAGTGGCCCTGCCGAACCTCGAGGACGTGGGCTTGCTGCACATCGACTATGTCGGGCTCGAGGAGTTGACCGAAGACGACACGGAGTGGGCCGACACGCCACTCGCCACTGTCTCCCCCGAGCGCCGTTACCAGCTGCTCCGCGTGCTTCTTGACTACCTGCGCCGACAGCTAGCAATTGCCACACCGCTGCTCAATGACGAGGCGGCCCAGCGCCGGCTGCGCAAGCAGGCCATCGAGCTACTGAACGAGTTTTGGGGGCTTGATCCTAGCCAGGCAAGCCTGCGCCGGGCTACCCGATTCATCTGGCCAGCCCCGACAAACGACGATGAAGGCGCACGCAGCCTCTCGCCACGCACGGCGCTTGGTCGCTTTTTCTGCCGTGAGCTGAGGCTCGACGCAAAAGCGTACGAGAGCGCCATGCCCCAGATCCTCCAACGCCTTGCCTCCTATGGCCTGCTCAGGGCCACACCCATCGCTGACAGTACCGGAAAGAAGGTAGCGTACCAACTCCAACCGAGCGCACTTTGCTGGAAGTGTGGTGACGGCACTCCAGTGCTCGACCCGCTTGCCCAGCCTCAGCCAAGCTCAGCTGAGCGTCGATCAAACCGCTTCTTCCGGCAGTTCTACCAGGATGCGGCCAGGGAACTCGGCGCGCTTGAAGCCCGCGAGCATACCGCCCAGGTCGTTGCGTCCGGCGAACGTGTCCGCCGGGAACGGCGCTTCCGTTGGGCCGAAGAAGACCGCACCGACCCAACCCTCGGGCGTCGTCTCCCTTACCTGGTCTGCTCACCGACGATGGAACTCGGCGTCGACATCGCCGACCTCGACTTCGTCCACCTGCGCAACGTGCCGCCTACTCCAGCTAATTACGCTCAGCGCAGCGGCCGGGCCGGTCGGCAAGGGCAACCAGGCCTCATCCTCACATTCTGCGGCGCCTGGAACCAGCACGACCAATACTTCTTCCGCCACCGTGACGAGATGGTCGCAGGCGCTGTCCGTGCTCCGCGCATTGATCTGGCCAACGAAGCTCTTCTGCAGTCGCATGTGCTCGCTGAGTGGCTTTCAGAATCGGGTCTGGCGCTCCACGAGTCGATCGAGACGGTGATTGACACCGAGCACCGCCCTGAGCTGCCACTGCGTGAACTGATTCGCGCTCACCTGGTGCTCAGGCCAGCGCAACGCGAGCGACTGCTCCGTCGGCTCGACCGCATCTTTGGCCCCAGCGACAAGGAACTGCTCGGACAGCACGGCTGGTTCAACCAGCGCTGGCTCGAGCAACTGGTCGAGGAGGCGCCGCAGCGCTTCGACCGCGCCTTTGGCCGCTGGCGCGAACTCTTTCGGGCCGCAACGGAACAACTCGATGAGGCCCATAAGCGCTTGAGCGTCGCCCGGGGCCAAACCGAACAGGATGAAGCACGACGTCTCCAAGACGAAGCGTTACGGCAACGGAACCTCCTCCTTCAGCAAAATGTTGCCCGCGAGGAGAGCGACTTTTACCCCTATCGCTACCTCGCCACTGAAGGGTTCTTGCCCGGCTATAACTTCCCTGCTCTACCGGTGCGCGCCTGGGTGCCTCGGGGCGACGGCGAGTACATTGCCCGGCCACGCTTCTTAGCCGTGACAGAGTTCGCACCAGGGAACATTGTCTATCACGAAGGGAGTAAGTGGCGGTTTAGCCGGTTCATCGCTCCCACGGGTGAACTGCAGTCTCGGGTGGTCACCCGCAAGCGCTGTCTACGGTGCGAGAGCTTTGCCGAGCCAACCGACGACCTCTGTCCCGGCTGCGGCCAAGAACTGAGTGGGGCTGCCTTCGAATTGCTGTCCTTCCTCGAGATGCCGAACGTCTGCCTCGAGCGCGACGAGCGCATCACCTGTAACGAGGAAGAGCGGCAATTGCGGAGCTATGTTCGCAAGATAGCCTACCGGACTGCACCGAATGGGCCAGATAGCCCGATTGAGGCCGACGTGCTGGTCGATGGCCAACCGCTGCTGCGGCTTCGCTACGCCCCATCGGCAACCTTGCTCACACTCAATATGGGCTGGCGGGCAAGCGGCGCGTTCGGCTTCCAGATCGACCTGGCCAGCGGAGAAGTCAAGATGGACGACGAGAAATTTACTCAGTCCTCTAGGTCACCGGCCACAACGAGCAACTGGCAGCGCCTCGCCCTGGGCGTGCAGGAGACGCGCAACCTACTCTTCGTCTTCCACCTTGACCCAGAACTCCGCCGCGATGCGAAACTGCGTGCCTCCCTGCGGGCGGCCTTACAGCGCGGCATCGGTGCAACATTCCAACTCGAGGAACGCGAGTTGGGAGTCGTCGAGGTCGGCCAAGACGAGTACCACGCTCTGCTCTTTATTGAGGAAACCGAAGGTGGCCTTGGTGTCCTACGGCGCATCCTCGAGGATTCAGACGCGCTGGCCGAAGTCGCCCGCGAAGCTTTGCGCCTCTGCCATTTCGCACCTGAGACTGAAAAGCCCACCTGCACCAGCGCATGCGCCGAATGCTTGCTGAGTTATACCAACGCCCGCGATTTCGCCTTGCTCGACCGCTTCGCCGTGCGTCCACTGCTTGAACAGCTCGTCCGCGCCGAGACGCGCCTTCGGGTCGGCTCCCGGGACGCTGCTGCCCACTATGCCTGGCTCCAAACACGCTGTGAGTCGTCACTCGAACGGCAATTCCTTGATATCCTCTGGCAACACCGCTTGCGTCTGCCAGACGACGCGCAGCGACTCATCGAGACGCCACGGTGCCGCGCTGACTTCTTCTACCAGCCGAACGTGCTCGTCTTCCTTGACGGCCCGGTGCACGATCAGCCTGACCAGCGACATCTTGGCGAGCGAACCCGGCGCATCCTCCTCGCGGCAGGCTACCGCGTGGTCGTGCTTCGGTACGACCAGGATCTGCTTGCCCAGATGCAAGCCTATCCTGACATCTTTGGCACCGCTTGA
- a CDS encoding VUT family protein, translating into MPALFVAGYLAAVVAANLSAAFVAARVPLRWFAVFDFLICFIFIAVDLVVRDTLHEHWEGRGLWLRMLGLIGTGSVLSALVNGAASRIALASFCAFLAAGLTDTLVYHLARRFPRFTRVNTSNLASAFADSLVWPLVAFGSLQVGLTAVEFAAKVLGGAAWAALLLRTVWREQAWDAGPVD; encoded by the coding sequence ATGCCGGCTCTTTTCGTCGCGGGGTACCTTGCTGCGGTAGTGGCCGCAAATCTCTCCGCTGCATTCGTGGCTGCGCGGGTGCCGCTGCGCTGGTTTGCGGTATTCGACTTCCTCATCTGTTTTATCTTCATCGCGGTCGACCTTGTGGTCCGCGACACGTTGCACGAGCACTGGGAAGGGCGAGGACTCTGGTTACGGATGCTGGGGCTGATTGGCACGGGTAGCGTGCTTTCGGCGCTGGTCAACGGTGCGGCGAGCCGGATTGCGTTGGCATCGTTCTGCGCATTCCTGGCGGCCGGCTTGACTGACACCTTGGTCTACCATCTCGCGCGGCGATTTCCGCGCTTCACCAGAGTCAACACGTCGAACCTTGCCTCAGCGTTCGCTGACTCGCTGGTTTGGCCCCTGGTAGCCTTTGGGTCGCTGCAGGTCGGGCTGACAGCGGTGGAATTCGCCGCCAAAGTGCTGGGAGGGGCGGCATGGGCTGCGCTGTTGCTGCGCACGGTGTGGCGTGAGCAGGCGTGGGATGCAGGGCCGGTCGATTAG
- a CDS encoding PHP domain-containing protein yields MIAETPMVLSLPPDALVDLHLHTRESDGGWTPEALVTHLADRGFRVVAVCDHDTMRAVPRVRALAEQRGMVVVPGIEVTTWWGDRECHVLVYGIDLTSPRGQRFVAFLERLERQLREAAERGIAVLTAHGYALPSLEAVVDGRPLRPVHVLQAAIRDGHATNLATAHELTKRYGEPMRVGVPIEEAVAIAHEAGGLCVLAHPGRADIGGPFSLEQLAALLDAVPLDGIEAHYRSHTDEQVRQYRMFATARGLLVSAGSDSHAPGVPVDPLPYQARWIATLLGRLGIGVEQYGGPSWEPAASAVTPERVVA; encoded by the coding sequence ATGATCGCCGAAACGCCGATGGTGCTCAGCCTGCCGCCGGACGCGCTGGTGGACCTGCACCTGCATACCCGTGAAAGTGACGGGGGGTGGACGCCAGAGGCGCTCGTTACCCACCTTGCTGACCGCGGCTTTCGCGTCGTGGCGGTCTGCGACCACGACACCATGCGGGCCGTGCCGCGGGTGCGCGCGCTCGCTGAGCAGCGTGGGATGGTCGTCGTGCCCGGCATTGAGGTAACGACGTGGTGGGGCGACCGTGAGTGCCACGTGCTCGTCTATGGCATCGATCTCACCTCGCCGCGTGGCCAGCGCTTTGTGGCGTTCCTCGAGCGCCTGGAGCGGCAGTTGCGGGAGGCTGCCGAGCGCGGGATTGCCGTCCTGACGGCACACGGCTATGCCCTGCCCTCGCTGGAGGCCGTTGTCGATGGACGCCCGCTCCGGCCGGTGCACGTGCTACAGGCGGCGATCCGCGATGGGCATGCGACCAACCTGGCGACCGCGCATGAGCTGACCAAACGCTATGGCGAGCCGATGCGGGTGGGCGTGCCGATTGAGGAGGCGGTGGCGATTGCGCACGAAGCTGGCGGGCTCTGCGTGCTTGCCCATCCGGGACGGGCTGACATCGGCGGGCCGTTCAGCCTTGAGCAACTGGCGGCGCTGCTCGACGCCGTGCCGCTGGATGGCATCGAGGCGCACTACCGCAGTCACACGGATGAGCAGGTGCGGCAGTATCGCATGTTCGCCACGGCGCGCGGGTTGCTCGTGAGCGCGGGGTCAGATTCGCATGCGCCCGGCGTGCCGGTTGATCCCCTGCCGTACCAGGCGCGCTGGATTGCGACGTTGCTCGGGCGCCTTGGCATTGGCGTTGAGCAGTATGGTGGCCCGTCCTGGGAACCAGCTGCCTCTGCGGTGACCCCTGAGCGCGTCGTCGCGTAG
- a CDS encoding Nif3-like dinuclear metal center hexameric protein: protein MQIAELVAFCDQLLASARFRDSALNGLQVEGRGTTQRLACAVSVSQRVIEQAIAWGADTLLVHHGLFWGERAGPISGVLRQRLALLLRHDLVLIAYHLPLDAHPELGNNAQLAHALGLQPVEPFAEIGGMPIGCIAQAATPPSLASLVARVRDVTGREPLVLPGGPEPIERLAIVSGAGAHTLPEAAARGCAALLTGEAREPSMALARELGITLIAAGHEATERLGVQALSAELAKHFGLETTFLPDPNPV from the coding sequence ATGCAGATCGCTGAACTGGTGGCCTTTTGCGACCAGCTGCTGGCAAGCGCGCGCTTTCGCGACAGTGCGCTCAACGGGCTCCAGGTCGAGGGCCGCGGGACAACGCAACGCCTGGCCTGCGCTGTCAGCGTCAGCCAGCGGGTGATCGAGCAGGCGATTGCCTGGGGGGCCGACACGTTGCTTGTCCACCACGGCCTCTTCTGGGGCGAACGCGCCGGGCCGATCAGCGGCGTCCTGCGCCAGCGCCTCGCCCTGCTGCTGCGACACGACCTTGTGCTGATCGCCTACCATTTGCCACTCGATGCCCACCCTGAGCTCGGCAACAACGCCCAGCTCGCGCACGCGCTCGGGCTGCAGCCGGTTGAGCCGTTCGCCGAAATCGGCGGCATGCCGATCGGGTGCATCGCCCAGGCAGCGACGCCGCCATCGCTCGCCAGCCTCGTTGCTCGCGTGCGGGACGTGACCGGGCGCGAGCCGCTCGTGCTCCCCGGCGGGCCTGAACCGATCGAGCGGCTCGCCATTGTCAGTGGCGCTGGCGCGCACACCCTGCCCGAGGCTGCCGCACGCGGCTGCGCGGCACTGTTGACCGGCGAAGCCCGTGAACCGAGCATGGCCCTGGCTCGCGAACTCGGCATCACGTTGATCGCCGCCGGCCACGAGGCCACCGAACGGCTCGGCGTGCAAGCGCTCAGCGCCGAACTCGCCAAGCACTTCGGGCTCGAGACCACGTTCTTGCCTGATCCAAACCCCGTCTAG